A genomic window from Vitis riparia cultivar Riparia Gloire de Montpellier isolate 1030 chromosome 16, EGFV_Vit.rip_1.0, whole genome shotgun sequence includes:
- the LOC117932934 gene encoding putative glycerol-3-phosphate transporter 1, whose translation MDSMLEPLPATNYRKPLGIRFLEHIKQKTLSYKAYQAIVLIVTFFAYASYHANRKTTSVVKSVLDPESDVSLKFLPWWRKNLGRPVSWALGSGWAPFDGPDGTALLGDIDVGFLGAYAIGTYFSGHLGDRLNLRIFLTVGMVGTGLFTSLYGVGYWANIHIFYYFLIDQMFAGLFQSTGWPLVVAVVGNWFGKSRRGLIMGIWNAHASVGNIAGSVIASVLLVYGWGWSFVVPSLMIAFVGLVVFLLLPVSPESVGAVAEEDQVHSPRKNGEELTEPLLQSDTEVKKKAIGFIEAWKIPGVAPFAFSLFFVKLVVYTFLYWLPFYISHTEIDGKYLSSEAAGNLSTVSDVGGLVGGILAGHISDRLGARALTAASFMYCAIPALFFYRSYGSVSLPVNVVLMFITGMFVNGPYALITTAVSADLGTHSSLEGDSRALATVTAIIDGTGAVGAALGPLLIGYISAKSWSAVFTMSMASSLVAGLLLTRLVVAEVAAKIAESRRQGRPTSRSPAPLEV comes from the exons ATGGATTCAATGTTAGAACCATTACCAGCAACAAATTATAGGAAACCACTGGGAATTAGATTCTTAGAGCACATCAAGCAGAAAACCCTGTCCTACAAAGCCTACCAAGCCATTGTCCTAATTGTGACATTTTTTGCATATGCAAGCTACCATGCTAATCGGAAAACCACAAGTGTTGTCAAAAGTGTGCTTGATCCTGAATCTGATGTAAGCTTGAAGTTTCTCCCATGGTGGAGAAAGAATCTTGGCAGACCAGTTTCATGGGCACTGGGAAGTGGATGGGCTCCATTTGATGGACCAGATGGTACAGCTTTGCTTGGTGATATTGATGTTGGATTCCTTGGAGCATATGCCATTGGAACGTACTTTTCCGGGCACTTGGGCGATAGGTTAAATTTAAGAATCTTTTTGACAGTGGGAATGGTAGGAACTGGTTTGTTCACTTCGCTGTATGGTGTTGGTTACTGGGCAAACATccatattttttactatttcttGATAGATCAGATGTTTGCTGGTTTGTTCCAATCAACTGGATGGCCCTTAGTAGTTGCTGTGGTAGGCAACTGGTTTGGAAAGAGCAGGAGAGGACTAATTATGGGGATATGGAACGCTCACGCTTCGGTGGGGAACATTGCAGGTTCTGTGATTGCTTCAGTCCTATTGGTCTATGGGTGGGGATGGTCCTTTGTTGTTCCCAGCCTCATGATTGCTTTTGTTGGTCTGGTGGTTTTCCTCTTATTGCCTGTTAGTCCTGAATCTGTTGGAGCTGTTGCAGAGGAAGATCAAGTACACTCTCCCAGGAAAAATGGGGAGGAGCTAACTGAACCTCTATTGCAGTCAGATACAGAGGTTAAGAAGAAAGCCATAGGGTTCATTGAAGCATGGAAAATTCCTGGAGTTGCTCCTTTTGCTTTTTCCCTCTTCTTCGTCAAATTGGTTGTTTATACATTTCTTTATTGGCTTCCTTTCTACATTAGCCACACAG aAATAGATGGCAAGTACTTATCCAGTGAGGCAGCTGGAAACTTATCTACAGTCTCTGATGTTGGAGGGTTGGTTGGAGGAATTCTAGCTGGCCATATTTCAGACCGCCTAGGTGCCAGAGCCTTAACAGCAGCAAGTTTTATGTACTGTGCTATCCCTGCCCTCTTCTTTTACCGAAGCTACGGAAGTGTTTCCTTGCCTGTAAATGTAGTGCTCATGTTCATCACTGGAATGTTTGTGAATGGCCCCTATGCTCTTATAACAACAGCCGTCTCGGCTGATCTGGGTACCCACAGTTCACTGGAAGGAGATTCAAGGGCATTGGCAACCGTAACAGCAATTATAGATGGCACAGGTGCTGTTGGGGCTGCTCTAGGACCATTACTAATCGGCTACATCTCCGCCAAGAGCTGGAGTGCAGTTTTTACAATGTCAATGGCATCTTCTCTGGTGGCAGGCCTACTTTTAACTAGGCTTGTTGTGGCCGAGGTGGCTGCCAAGATCGCAGAATCAAGACGGCAAGGACGGCCAACATCAAGATCTCCAGCACCGCTTGAAGTGTGA